The DNA region CGCGTCATCCCGCCGCTCGTGATCGGCGATGCCGAGATCGACGAGTTCTTCGACAAGCTGTCGGCGGGCGCGGCGAGCTTCAAGGTGCCTGAACCGGCATGACCGCTGCATCGGGGGCCTATCGCCACTTCCTCAATCTCGGGGATGCGGGCGGCGATGATATCGCAGCGATGATCAATGATGCGATCGATCGCAAGGCGGCGCGCGTGGGCCTGCCCAAAGGCGCGCCCGATGCCGATGGCCCGCTCAAAGGCCGCGTGCTGGCGCTGGTGTTCGAGAAGAATTCGACCCGCACCCGCGTCAGCTTTGACATTGCGATGCGCCAGCTGGGTGGCAGCGTGTTGCTGCTCGATTCGGCCTCAAGCCAGCTTGGGCGGGGGGAGAGCATCGCCGATACGGCCCGTGTGCTCAGCCGGATGGTCGATGGGATCATGCTTCGCACCGATGATCACGCCAAGATCGAGGAAATGGCGCGCCATGCCACGGTGCCGGTGATTAACGGCCTGACCGATATGTCGCACCCCTGCCAGATCATGGCCGATCTCCTCACCGTGATCGGGCATGGCAAGTCGCTGCCGGGGCTCGAGGTCGCGTGGTTCGGGGATGGCAATAATGTGCTGCACTCGATCCTTGAGGCGGCCGGACTGATGAAGTTCAACGTCCGCGTGGCGACCCCGGCGGGGTATGAGCCTGATCCGGCCTTCGTCGAACTGGCGCGGGCGGGCGGAGCGACTGTCACTCTGACGCAGGATGCCGCCGCTGCCGCGCGCGGGGCGGATGTGATCGTAACCGATACCTGGATCTCGATGGGGCAGGAGCACGTCCACAACAAGCTGGCGGCGATGGCCCCCTATCAGGTGAACGCCGCGCTGATGGCGCATGCTAAGCCTGATGCAGTGTTCCTCCACTGCCTGCCCGCCCACGTGGACGAGGAAGTCAGCGAAGAGGTATTCGAAGGCCCGCAGTCGGTGGTGTTCGACGAAGCCGAGAACCGCATCCACGCGCAGAAATCGGTGCTGTTGTGGAGTTTCGGGCTGCTCAGTAGCTAGGGTGCGTCAGCGGGGGTCTTTCGCCCGACACGATCGATCCCCATATGGCCCGGCATGACTGACACGACCGACATGACCGAGACCTTCGCCGACACCCTGATGGGCTTCACCTTGCCGGGCCGCAGCGCGCGCGGGCGTATCGTGCGGATGGACAGCGTGCTGGAACAGGTGCTCTCGGCACATGATTACCCCGCGCCGATCACGCACCTGCTGGGCGAGGCGTTGGTGCTGGGCACGCTGATGGGCGGCCTGCTGAAGGGCGATGCCGCGCAGCTCACCATGCAGGCGCAGACGCAGGGCGGGATCGTGAAACTGCTGGTGGTCGATTATCGCGACGGCGCAGTGCGCGGCTATGCGGATTTCGATGGCGAGCGGCTGGCGAAGCTGGGGTCCAATCCCGCGCTCCAGACGCTGTTCGGCGAAGGCTATCTCGCGATCACATTCGAAGCCGCGGGCAATAAGCGCTATCAGGGAATCGTCACGCTGGAAGGCGATAGCCTCGCCGAAGCGTGTGAGAGCTATTTCAGCCAGTCCGAACAGATCCCGACGCTGATTCGCGTCGCCAGCCGCGCCGGTGCAGGCGGGCGCATGGCCGCAGGGCTGCTGATCCAGCATCTGGCCGATGGCGAGGAGGGGCGCGAACGGCTGCACGTCCGCCTCGACCATCCCGATTGGGAACATGTTGCGGTGATGGCTGGCTCGATCAGCCATGACGAACTGCTCGACCGCACGCTCTCGCTCGAGGCGATCGCGTGGCGGTTGTTCCATGAGGAAGACGAGGTCCGGGTCGTGCCGGGTGCGGCGCTGTCGCGGGGATGCCGGTGCAGCGCGGCGCATTACGAGACGATTATCGCGCGCTTCCCGGCCGATGAGCAGGAAGAGATGCGCGGCACCGACGGCCTGATCGCGGTCGATTGCGCCTTCTGTTCGCGCACTTTCGCACTGGCGATCTGACGCTTCGTCGAAAAAACATCCACATCGGGCTCATTTCGGCCAAAATGTGCAATGGGACGGGACAGAAAGCTGCCATGAGGACGGGCATGACCTATCGAACCGACAGCAGAATGCGCGTACTTGCTTTGGGGGCGATTGCAGCCGGGGCGGCACTGTGGTTTGCCGTGCCGGTTGTGGCGCAGGGCAATGGCCTTGCGATGCTCGGCACGCTGACCAAGGGCGAGTGGACCATCAAGCAGCGCGGTATGGCGCGGGATCGCAAGATCTGCGTCAAGTCAGGCGCCGAGCTGATCCAGCTGATGCACCGGGAAAGCGGGTGCAGCCAGTTTGTCGTGGAGGATGGCGCCGCGCGCGTCACGGTGCAGTACACCTGCCCGGGCAATGGCTACGGCCGCACCAGCATTCGCCGCGAGACCGGCGCGCTCGCCCAGCTGGAAAGTCAGGGCATCCATGATGGCATGCCGTTCCAGCTGACGGCTGAGGCACGCCGCACGGGC from uncultured Erythrobacter sp. includes:
- the argF gene encoding ornithine carbamoyltransferase, with translation MTAASGAYRHFLNLGDAGGDDIAAMINDAIDRKAARVGLPKGAPDADGPLKGRVLALVFEKNSTRTRVSFDIAMRQLGGSVLLLDSASSQLGRGESIADTARVLSRMVDGIMLRTDDHAKIEEMARHATVPVINGLTDMSHPCQIMADLLTVIGHGKSLPGLEVAWFGDGNNVLHSILEAAGLMKFNVRVATPAGYEPDPAFVELARAGGATVTLTQDAAAAARGADVIVTDTWISMGQEHVHNKLAAMAPYQVNAALMAHAKPDAVFLHCLPAHVDEEVSEEVFEGPQSVVFDEAENRIHAQKSVLLWSFGLLSS
- a CDS encoding Hsp33 family molecular chaperone HslO, with translation MTDTTDMTETFADTLMGFTLPGRSARGRIVRMDSVLEQVLSAHDYPAPITHLLGEALVLGTLMGGLLKGDAAQLTMQAQTQGGIVKLLVVDYRDGAVRGYADFDGERLAKLGSNPALQTLFGEGYLAITFEAAGNKRYQGIVTLEGDSLAEACESYFSQSEQIPTLIRVASRAGAGGRMAAGLLIQHLADGEEGRERLHVRLDHPDWEHVAVMAGSISHDELLDRTLSLEAIAWRLFHEEDEVRVVPGAALSRGCRCSAAHYETIIARFPADEQEEMRGTDGLIAVDCAFCSRTFALAI
- a CDS encoding DUF3617 family protein — translated: MRVLALGAIAAGAALWFAVPVVAQGNGLAMLGTLTKGEWTIKQRGMARDRKICVKSGAELIQLMHRESGCSQFVVEDGAARVTVQYTCPGNGYGRTSIRRETGALAQLESQGIHDGMPFQLTAEARRTGAC